A genomic window from Rhizobium sp. EC-SD404 includes:
- a CDS encoding DUF423 domain-containing protein, protein MRTTAILVIAAGLLGSAGVALAAAASHGGDPRLLASAAALSLAHAPALLGLAALSEKSRLFIPAGLLLALGTMLFAADLTLRATAGNALFPMSAPIGGFAMIAGWVVVVIAGLVMATRRG, encoded by the coding sequence ATGCGGACGACCGCGATACTGGTCATCGCCGCCGGCTTGCTCGGCTCAGCCGGCGTAGCACTTGCTGCCGCGGCTTCGCACGGAGGCGACCCCCGCCTCCTTGCGAGCGCCGCCGCTCTTTCCCTTGCGCACGCCCCTGCTCTGTTGGGGCTCGCAGCACTTTCCGAAAAATCCCGGCTGTTCATACCCGCCGGCCTGCTGCTCGCCCTCGGCACGATGCTGTTTGCTGCCGACCTCACATTGCGCGCAACGGCAGGCAACGCACTCTTTCCGATGTCCGCGCCTATCGGCGGCTTCGCGATGATCGCCGGCTGGGTCGTCGTTGTGATCGCAGGCCTTGTCATGGCGACGCGCCGCGGCTGA